In Nomascus leucogenys isolate Asia chromosome 11, Asia_NLE_v1, whole genome shotgun sequence, the following proteins share a genomic window:
- the MAP6D1 gene encoding MAP6 domain-containing protein 1 isoform X2, with product MTAGGFRCPLATVQPFPRPRSLQLQQCAAGPGQVGLPPSAPPPGTPTLVPGGGAAAARGGPRGRGRWAQEARPRAPRAGSGAAGAGAGMAWPCISRLCCLARRWNQLDRSDVAVPLTLHGYSDLDSEELGPGGAASRRGQPPAGARDSGRDVPLTQYQRDFGLWTASAGPKDPPPGRGPGAGGRRGKSSAQSSAPPAPGARGVYVLPIGDADAAAAATTSYRQEFQAWTGVKPSRSTKTKPARVITTHTSGWDSSPGAGFQASAPRILNV from the exons ATGACTGCAGGCGGCTTCCGGTGCCCCCTGGCGACGGTGCAGCCTTTCCCCCGTCCGCGCTCCCTCCAGCTCCAGCAGTGCGCAGCCGGCCCCGGCCAAGTGGGGCTGCCGCCGAGCGCGCCCCCTCCCGGGACGCCCACCCTCGTGCCGGGGGGCGGTGCTGCGGCGGCGCGGGGCGGGCCGCGGGGGCGGGGACGCTGGGCGCAGGAGGCGCGGCCCCGAGCGCCGCGCGCCGGGAGCGGGGCGGCGGGCGCCGGGGCTGGCATGGCGTGGCCCTGCATCAGCCGCCTGTGCTGCCTGGCGCGGCGCTGGAACCAGCTGGACCGCTCCGACGTGGCGGTGCCGCTGACCCTGCACGGCTACTCGGACCTCGACAGCGAGGAGCTGGGCCCGGGCGGCGCCGCCTCGCGCAGGGGCCAGCCTCCCGCGGGCGCCCGGGATTCCGGCCGGGACGTGCCGCTCACTCAGTACCAGCGGGACTTCGGCTTGTGGACGGCGTCCGCCGGGCCCAAGGATCCGCCGCCGGGGCGCGGACCTGGAGCGGGCGGCCGCAGGGGCAAATCCTCCGCGCAGTCCTCCGCGCCACCTGCGCCCGGCGCCCGCGGGGTCTACGTGCTGCCCATCGGCGACGCGGACGCGGCTGCAGCAGCGACCACGTCGTACAG ACAGGAATTCCAGGCTTGGACTGGAGTGAAGCCCTCAAGATCCACAAAGACAAAACCAGCCCGAGTCATCACAACCCACACTTCGGGATGGGACAGCAGCCCTGGGGCCGGCTTCCAG GCCTCGGCTCCCCGGATTCTCAATGTGTGA
- the MAP6D1 gene encoding MAP6 domain-containing protein 1 isoform X1: MTAGGFRCPLATVQPFPRPRSLQLQQCAAGPGQVGLPPSAPPPGTPTLVPGGGAAAARGGPRGRGRWAQEARPRAPRAGSGAAGAGAGMAWPCISRLCCLARRWNQLDRSDVAVPLTLHGYSDLDSEELGPGGAASRRGQPPAGARDSGRDVPLTQYQRDFGLWTASAGPKDPPPGRGPGAGGRRGKSSAQSSAPPAPGARGVYVLPIGDADAAAAATTSYRQEFQAWTGVKPSRSTKTKPARVITTHTSGWDSSPGAGFQVPEVRKKFTPNPSAIFQASAPRILNV; the protein is encoded by the exons ATGACTGCAGGCGGCTTCCGGTGCCCCCTGGCGACGGTGCAGCCTTTCCCCCGTCCGCGCTCCCTCCAGCTCCAGCAGTGCGCAGCCGGCCCCGGCCAAGTGGGGCTGCCGCCGAGCGCGCCCCCTCCCGGGACGCCCACCCTCGTGCCGGGGGGCGGTGCTGCGGCGGCGCGGGGCGGGCCGCGGGGGCGGGGACGCTGGGCGCAGGAGGCGCGGCCCCGAGCGCCGCGCGCCGGGAGCGGGGCGGCGGGCGCCGGGGCTGGCATGGCGTGGCCCTGCATCAGCCGCCTGTGCTGCCTGGCGCGGCGCTGGAACCAGCTGGACCGCTCCGACGTGGCGGTGCCGCTGACCCTGCACGGCTACTCGGACCTCGACAGCGAGGAGCTGGGCCCGGGCGGCGCCGCCTCGCGCAGGGGCCAGCCTCCCGCGGGCGCCCGGGATTCCGGCCGGGACGTGCCGCTCACTCAGTACCAGCGGGACTTCGGCTTGTGGACGGCGTCCGCCGGGCCCAAGGATCCGCCGCCGGGGCGCGGACCTGGAGCGGGCGGCCGCAGGGGCAAATCCTCCGCGCAGTCCTCCGCGCCACCTGCGCCCGGCGCCCGCGGGGTCTACGTGCTGCCCATCGGCGACGCGGACGCGGCTGCAGCAGCGACCACGTCGTACAG ACAGGAATTCCAGGCTTGGACTGGAGTGAAGCCCTCAAGATCCACAAAGACAAAACCAGCCCGAGTCATCACAACCCACACTTCGGGATGGGACAGCAGCCCTGGGGCCGGCTTCCAG GTCCCAGAGGTGAGGAAGAAGTTCACTCCTAACCCCTCTGCCATCTTTCAGGCCTCGGCTCCCCGGATTCTCAATGTGTGA